A single window of Meiothermus sp. DNA harbors:
- the polA gene encoding DNA polymerase I has protein sequence MEQPALFSNEPSPGELPKPDRIWLVDGHHLAYRSYFAFEKLSTSRGEPTQAVYGFLRTLLKLLKEDGDCVIVVFDAPAKTFRHDAFEGYKAGRAPTPEDFHPQLEKIKELVDLMGLRRLEVPGYEADDVIGTLAKKAELEGYPVRILTGDRDSFQLVSQAVQVMLPDGRLMNPQAVQEKYGVSVAQWVDYRSLVGDTSDNLPGAKGIGEKTAAKLLQEWGSLEGLYANLEHLPPKVRSSLLESRDNIQLSQALSQIHTDLPIELDFRDCHRREPNRPALREALERLEFGSIMRELNLLTAPPAAEEAAWPPPPDAFLGYTLDRAQPMWANWVGFAACAQGKIYRGQPSLQELGRFPEIRSIVAKDLSVLALKEGLWVPPGDDPLLLAYLYDPSNTDPASTVRRYGAGDWSNDPVGRAQAAQTLWETLGRRIGENPQIEWLYHKIEKPLSAVLAQMEARGISLDTAYLEQLSEELGKEISYLEAQIHRLAGHPFNVNSRDQLEVVLYDELKLSASGRRTQTGKRSTAASALEELQGQHEIIDRILAYRELTKLKNTYLDPLPKLIHPKTGRLHTRFNQTGTATGRLSSVDPNLQNIPVRTEIGRRIRKAFRAAPGMKLIVADYSQIELRVLAHLSGDENLIRVFREGQDIHTQTAAWMFGLEPPQVGPEQRRAAKTINFGVLYGMSAHRLSNELAIPYAEAENFIERYFASYPKVRAWIERVLDEARQKGYVETLFGRRRFVADLDARIRSVREAAERMAFNMPVQGTAADLIKLAMVKLRPELEHRGAHLVLQVHDELLVEAAEDKAEAVAEVVREVMQSAWELLVPLEVGIGLGENWLEAK, from the coding sequence GTGGAGCAACCCGCCTTGTTTTCCAACGAACCATCCCCCGGCGAACTGCCCAAGCCGGATCGCATCTGGTTGGTAGATGGCCATCACCTGGCCTACCGCAGCTATTTTGCCTTTGAGAAACTCAGCACCTCGAGGGGGGAGCCAACCCAGGCGGTGTACGGGTTTTTGCGCACCTTGCTCAAACTGCTCAAAGAAGACGGCGACTGCGTTATTGTGGTCTTCGACGCCCCCGCCAAGACTTTCCGACACGATGCCTTCGAGGGCTACAAGGCCGGCCGGGCCCCCACCCCCGAGGATTTTCACCCCCAGCTCGAGAAGATCAAAGAACTAGTAGATCTGATGGGGCTGCGACGGCTGGAAGTGCCGGGCTATGAGGCCGATGATGTAATCGGTACCCTGGCCAAGAAGGCCGAGCTCGAGGGCTATCCGGTGCGCATTCTGACCGGCGACCGCGACAGCTTTCAGTTGGTCTCGCAGGCGGTGCAGGTCATGCTGCCGGATGGGCGGTTGATGAACCCCCAGGCGGTGCAGGAAAAATACGGGGTATCGGTTGCGCAATGGGTGGATTACCGCTCCTTGGTCGGCGACACGTCCGATAACCTGCCGGGAGCCAAGGGCATCGGGGAGAAAACCGCCGCCAAGCTCCTGCAGGAATGGGGCTCCCTGGAAGGGCTTTACGCCAACCTGGAGCACCTGCCCCCCAAGGTGCGCTCGAGCCTGCTGGAAAGCCGCGATAACATCCAGCTTTCCCAGGCCCTTTCACAGATTCACACCGACTTACCCATCGAACTCGACTTCCGCGACTGCCACCGTCGCGAGCCCAATCGCCCGGCCCTGCGTGAGGCCCTAGAAAGGCTCGAGTTTGGCTCCATTATGCGCGAGCTGAACCTGTTGACGGCCCCGCCTGCCGCCGAAGAGGCGGCCTGGCCACCCCCGCCCGATGCCTTTTTGGGCTACACCCTCGACCGGGCCCAGCCGATGTGGGCCAACTGGGTGGGTTTTGCGGCGTGCGCCCAAGGCAAGATTTATCGGGGCCAGCCCAGTTTGCAAGAACTTGGGCGGTTCCCCGAGATTCGCAGCATTGTCGCCAAAGACCTATCGGTGCTGGCCCTGAAGGAGGGTCTTTGGGTTCCCCCCGGCGACGACCCTTTGCTGCTGGCCTACCTCTACGACCCTTCCAACACCGACCCCGCCAGCACCGTGCGGCGCTATGGCGCAGGGGACTGGAGCAACGACCCGGTTGGGCGCGCACAGGCGGCCCAGACCCTTTGGGAAACCTTAGGGCGTCGCATCGGCGAGAACCCTCAGATCGAGTGGCTCTATCATAAGATCGAGAAGCCCCTCTCGGCGGTGCTGGCCCAGATGGAGGCCCGGGGTATCTCGCTTGACACCGCCTACCTCGAGCAGCTTTCCGAAGAGCTGGGCAAGGAAATCTCCTACCTCGAGGCCCAGATTCACCGGCTGGCGGGACACCCCTTTAATGTCAACTCGAGAGACCAACTCGAGGTCGTCCTCTACGATGAACTCAAACTCTCGGCCTCGGGGCGAAGAACCCAGACCGGCAAGCGCTCTACTGCGGCCAGTGCTCTGGAAGAGCTCCAGGGCCAGCACGAAATAATTGACCGTATCCTGGCCTACCGCGAGCTCACCAAGCTCAAAAACACCTACCTAGACCCCCTGCCCAAGCTAATCCACCCCAAAACCGGTCGCCTGCACACCCGCTTCAACCAGACCGGCACTGCGACCGGGCGGCTTTCTTCGGTAGATCCCAACCTGCAAAACATCCCTGTTCGCACCGAAATTGGCCGACGCATTCGTAAGGCTTTCCGTGCGGCCCCCGGGATGAAGCTGATTGTGGCCGATTACTCCCAGATCGAACTGCGGGTGCTGGCGCACCTGTCCGGCGACGAAAACCTAATTCGGGTCTTCCGTGAGGGCCAGGACATCCATACCCAGACCGCAGCCTGGATGTTTGGGCTCGAGCCGCCTCAGGTAGGGCCCGAGCAGCGCCGGGCCGCCAAAACCATCAATTTCGGCGTGCTTTATGGGATGTCGGCGCACCGCTTGTCGAACGAGCTGGCCATCCCCTATGCCGAGGCGGAAAACTTCATCGAGCGCTATTTTGCCTCCTACCCCAAGGTGCGGGCCTGGATCGAGCGGGTGCTCGACGAGGCCCGGCAGAAGGGCTATGTGGAGACCCTTTTTGGCCGGCGCCGCTTTGTGGCCGACTTGGACGCCCGCATCCGCAGTGTGCGGGAAGCTGCCGAGCGCATGGCCTTCAACATGCCGGTGCAGGGTACGGCCGCCGACCTGATCAAGCTGGCCATGGTCAAGCTACGGCCCGAGCTAGAGCACCGGGGGGCCCATCTGGTGTTGCAGGTGCACGACGAGCTTCTGGTAGAGGCTGCCGAGGATAAAGCCGAGGCGGTGGCAGAGGTAGTGCGGGAGGTTATGCAGAGCGCCTGGGAGCTTTTGGTGCCGCTCGAGGTCGGTATTGGCCTGGGAGAGAACTGGCTCGAGGCCAAATAG
- a CDS encoding Fur family transcriptional regulator, whose amino-acid sequence MAKTKEREVNRSKLKAVGLRHTLPRERILAYLDRKNTHPTPEELYQGLKKKGYDIGLSTVYLNLQVLRDAGLLWEFKDQRGNTRYDGFNERHHHLFCIQCGSIEDVLVKDLPEFDPEPIKKAIEAKNGWFVEDARLELRGVCPACQ is encoded by the coding sequence ATGGCAAAGACCAAAGAGCGAGAGGTCAATCGGTCAAAGCTAAAAGCCGTTGGACTGCGCCATACCCTGCCTAGGGAGCGGATTCTGGCCTACCTCGACCGCAAGAATACCCACCCAACCCCAGAAGAGTTATACCAGGGCCTAAAGAAAAAGGGCTACGATATCGGACTATCAACGGTCTACCTGAACCTTCAGGTGTTACGCGACGCGGGTCTGCTGTGGGAGTTCAAGGATCAGCGGGGCAACACCCGCTACGACGGCTTTAATGAGCGGCACCACCATCTTTTTTGCATTCAGTGCGGCAGTATAGAAGATGTGTTGGTCAAGGATTTGCCCGAGTTTGACCCCGAGCCCATCAAGAAAGCCATAGAGGCCAAAAACGGTTGGTTTGTGGAGGATGCCCGCCTCGAGCTGCGCGGGGTTTGTCCGGCGTGCCAGTAG
- a CDS encoding phosphohydrolase, whose amino-acid sequence MNERTVQVAQPKAKLYVEADLAIREGLQRYPKALAAYEMLTTDAEARGHWDMANYITVRKLGYNDHGRVHALLTGAASVTILQLLTEHGVKPDVMESGVGDLDDTFLTVLLSTMLHDIGNQVHRFRHESFSVMLAIPILDRILEKLYRDPEQRIELRAFMLHAIYSHDLEPEPLTIEAGITAVADGTDITKGRGRKAFALGSVDIHSISALAVDEVQILKGEQVPVEIRVVMNNSAGIFQVEEVLTKKVLRSPIRDYVTVIASTHDTEHDQRIIRRVRLHESEPRFTLD is encoded by the coding sequence ATGAATGAGCGCACAGTACAAGTTGCCCAGCCCAAGGCCAAGCTATACGTCGAGGCCGATCTGGCCATCCGGGAGGGTTTGCAGCGCTATCCTAAGGCGTTGGCGGCCTACGAGATGCTCACCACCGATGCCGAGGCCCGGGGCCACTGGGACATGGCCAACTACATTACCGTGCGCAAGCTAGGCTACAACGACCACGGACGGGTGCATGCGCTCCTGACCGGGGCGGCCAGCGTAACTATCCTTCAGCTCCTTACCGAGCATGGGGTCAAGCCCGATGTAATGGAGAGCGGCGTGGGCGACCTCGACGATACCTTCCTTACCGTGCTGCTTTCCACCATGCTGCATGATATTGGCAACCAAGTGCACCGGTTTCGCCACGAATCCTTTAGCGTGATGCTGGCTATTCCCATTCTGGACAGAATTTTAGAGAAGCTCTACCGCGACCCCGAACAGCGTATCGAGTTGCGGGCTTTTATGCTGCACGCCATCTACAGTCACGACCTCGAGCCCGAGCCGCTCACCATCGAAGCAGGCATCACCGCCGTGGCCGATGGCACCGACATCACCAAAGGCCGTGGGCGTAAAGCCTTTGCTCTGGGTTCGGTGGACATTCACTCCATCAGCGCCCTGGCCGTTGACGAGGTGCAGATTTTGAAAGGCGAACAGGTGCCGGTGGAGATTCGGGTCGTCATGAACAACTCCGCCGGTATTTTCCAGGTGGAAGAGGTGCTGACCAAAAAGGTGTTGCGGAGCCCTATCCGCGACTATGTAACCGTAATTGCCAGTACCCACGATACCGAGCACGACCAGCGCATTATTCGGCGGGTTCGCCTGCACGAGTCGGAACCCCGCTTCACGCTGGATTAG
- a CDS encoding LCP family protein has product MRRLVPLLLLVLLVGAAWWAFPLLQPLLRYGSLPRNLDRPLTLLVLGVAPEYKYYHQRAPEDFRGLSDVNLLVRFDPASKRMAVLSIPRDVWVRIPGYGWYILNHANKFGGPELAKQVVTDLTGVNIDAYVAVSVEAIRNGVDALGGLTVCVEKPMRYKDTAAKLDINLEPGCQHLNGVQAEGYLRFRHDALGDIGRIQRQQNFFNALKQQVLTPAGLLRIPQAIARVEQHIRTDLTREQIASLMGFLIQQPQLVSLLTPGQFGQGWEVNRAELNQLVQRYFSDAPTAVQARLEDLQGQQAVVLYAAPQEAAAIEMRRKLRELGLRVLLREVESAPPLSEVISNGNLELAQLLGEAIGLPYRVSGEAVLYADLTVRLGADATSPKGENQ; this is encoded by the coding sequence ATGCGCCGTCTTGTTCCCTTGTTGTTGCTAGTCCTCCTAGTTGGTGCGGCCTGGTGGGCCTTTCCCTTGCTCCAACCGCTTCTGCGCTACGGCTCACTACCGCGCAATCTAGACCGCCCCCTCACCCTTCTGGTGCTGGGGGTAGCACCTGAGTACAAGTACTATCACCAGCGCGCTCCGGAAGACTTTCGCGGCCTTTCGGATGTGAATTTGCTGGTGCGCTTTGATCCTGCGAGCAAGCGCATGGCTGTCCTTTCTATTCCCAGAGATGTCTGGGTGCGCATTCCCGGCTACGGCTGGTATATCCTTAACCACGCCAACAAATTTGGCGGGCCGGAGCTGGCCAAGCAGGTCGTGACCGACCTCACAGGCGTCAACATAGATGCTTACGTTGCGGTGAGCGTGGAGGCTATTCGCAACGGGGTCGATGCCCTAGGCGGCCTCACGGTTTGTGTGGAAAAACCCATGCGGTACAAGGATACCGCTGCCAAGCTGGACATCAACCTCGAGCCCGGCTGCCAACACCTAAACGGTGTGCAAGCTGAAGGATATCTGCGTTTTCGCCACGATGCGCTGGGCGATATTGGCCGTATCCAGCGACAGCAGAACTTCTTCAATGCCCTCAAACAGCAGGTGCTAACCCCTGCCGGCCTCTTGCGCATTCCTCAGGCCATTGCCCGGGTAGAACAACACATCCGCACCGACCTGACCCGCGAGCAGATTGCCAGCCTGATGGGGTTTTTGATACAGCAACCCCAACTGGTTTCCTTGCTTACCCCAGGGCAGTTTGGCCAGGGCTGGGAGGTGAACCGGGCCGAACTCAACCAACTGGTACAGCGCTACTTTAGCGATGCACCTACGGCTGTGCAGGCCAGGCTCGAGGATTTGCAAGGACAGCAGGCCGTGGTGCTCTATGCTGCGCCGCAGGAAGCGGCAGCCATCGAGATGCGGCGCAAACTGCGAGAACTGGGGTTGCGGGTGCTGTTGCGCGAGGTGGAGAGCGCACCGCCCCTTAGCGAGGTGATCTCTAACGGAAACCTGGAGCTAGCCCAGTTGCTCGGCGAGGCTATTGGTTTGCCCTATAGGGTGTCGGGAGAAGCCGTCTTGTATGCCGACCTTACGGTACGACTGGGCGCAGATGCGACCAGTCCCAAGGGTGAAAACCAGTAG
- a CDS encoding SMC family ATPase yields MRPLKLRLEGFGAYAEPQEIIFDDVELFAITGPTGAGKSTLLDAITYALYKATPRIGSTGLKELKHPQADSAKVELTFALGEQTWRVVRVVGKENQNRLEYLLQTDWKTDPASEKVKDLDARLTQILGMDYETFTRAILLPQGQFDLFLRGSPKERRETLIKLYGLKTLKDMREWVAVRLKTLGEERARLQGELDGLAEAEEDRISALQGEIEGLERSEQDLSRQLQSVEQALKTLEEQQRLFAELESLRRRQATWQQEESRIAEIKARLERAEKAERIWPQLEALQAAQNDLQQAQNTLGRDQEALAKLEAQLAALRQGFEPDRLETLKAKQSQVPLLQTKEARLKRYGGTLNLQHKAPLPFDEDRLDALRLAEGQFDQLHKLTERYQRVAAALKQLQADLQTSQQTSQALNQELEQLKAAGVSARIEYEQLEQALEKERTRQGIHQYHRHLKLGEPCPLCGHPVELLPQTTDLLDLTPMEADLKAKAQALEELRSEYKVRQDRRKQLEESLPRLQEQFNTRQQEEAEARAELEAIQAQVRELGSPEKVREERTQRLAALAAEIREATDGQGVEAYARSLQNQLQTLEALKQQIDELEARLSDTRNKVSSQLEIVRVLQANHARQEAAVEALVQGAGFSDRESVQRARLTLEETESLQERQKAHEREGVEIASLLGKLEPALAGKEPVTESQVAEQKNRVTALKTSLAQVRERLGAKKGEVGRLQQQLARKRQAQKEKAELDKQIDLWEQLAQDLKGDRFQDFLLERYQSGLLSRASELMQSLSQNRYNLRLEEGEYKVFDRWTETLRPVRTLSGGESFMASLSLALSLSEHLSRGRIGALFLDEGFGTLDAETLEQVAGILEALPTQGRLVGIVTHVEALAERLPARLQVEKSPAGSKVRWKD; encoded by the coding sequence ATGAGACCTCTAAAACTACGCTTAGAAGGCTTCGGCGCCTACGCCGAGCCTCAAGAAATCATTTTCGACGACGTTGAACTGTTCGCCATCACCGGCCCGACCGGCGCGGGCAAGAGCACCCTGCTGGATGCCATCACCTACGCCCTCTACAAGGCCACCCCGCGTATCGGTTCGACCGGCTTGAAGGAACTCAAGCACCCACAGGCCGACAGCGCCAAGGTAGAACTTACCTTTGCCCTGGGCGAACAGACCTGGCGGGTGGTACGGGTGGTGGGCAAGGAGAACCAGAACCGCCTCGAGTACCTCCTGCAAACCGACTGGAAAACCGACCCCGCCTCCGAAAAAGTCAAAGACCTCGATGCCAGGCTGACCCAAATTCTGGGCATGGACTACGAGACCTTTACCCGGGCCATCCTGCTGCCGCAGGGCCAGTTCGACTTGTTCTTGCGGGGCTCGCCCAAAGAACGCCGTGAAACCCTGATCAAGCTCTACGGTCTGAAAACGCTAAAAGACATGCGGGAGTGGGTAGCCGTCCGGCTCAAAACCCTGGGCGAGGAACGGGCTCGCCTGCAAGGCGAACTCGATGGGCTGGCGGAGGCGGAGGAAGATCGAATTTCGGCGCTGCAAGGGGAAATTGAAGGCTTAGAACGCAGCGAGCAAGACTTAAGCCGCCAGCTTCAAAGCGTGGAGCAGGCCCTCAAAACCCTCGAGGAGCAGCAACGGCTTTTTGCCGAACTCGAGTCTCTGCGCCGCCGCCAGGCTACCTGGCAGCAAGAAGAGTCCCGCATCGCCGAAATTAAGGCCCGGCTGGAGCGGGCCGAAAAAGCCGAGCGCATCTGGCCGCAGTTGGAAGCCCTACAGGCCGCCCAGAACGACCTCCAACAAGCCCAGAACACCCTGGGGCGCGACCAGGAGGCGTTGGCAAAACTCGAGGCCCAACTGGCCGCCTTGCGCCAGGGTTTTGAGCCAGACCGGTTAGAAACCCTCAAGGCGAAGCAATCCCAGGTACCCCTCTTGCAAACCAAAGAAGCCCGGCTCAAACGCTATGGCGGCACCTTGAACCTGCAGCACAAAGCGCCCCTGCCCTTCGACGAAGACCGCCTGGATGCTCTGCGCCTTGCTGAAGGGCAGTTCGACCAACTGCACAAACTAACCGAACGCTACCAGCGCGTGGCTGCGGCCCTTAAGCAGTTACAGGCCGATCTACAAACTTCACAGCAAACCTCCCAGGCGCTGAACCAGGAGCTGGAGCAGCTCAAAGCCGCTGGTGTGTCCGCCCGGATCGAGTACGAACAGCTCGAGCAGGCCCTCGAGAAAGAAAGAACCCGCCAGGGCATCCATCAGTATCACCGCCACCTCAAGCTGGGGGAACCCTGCCCCCTCTGCGGGCATCCGGTAGAACTGCTACCCCAGACCACCGACCTGCTCGACCTGACGCCCATGGAAGCTGACCTGAAGGCCAAGGCCCAGGCCCTTGAGGAGCTACGCTCCGAATACAAGGTCAGGCAAGACCGTCGCAAACAACTCGAGGAAAGTCTGCCCAGGCTGCAAGAGCAGTTCAACACCCGGCAACAGGAAGAAGCCGAAGCCAGAGCCGAACTAGAGGCGATTCAGGCCCAGGTTCGTGAACTGGGTTCACCAGAAAAAGTCCGCGAGGAGCGCACCCAGCGCCTGGCGGCACTGGCCGCCGAGATTCGTGAGGCCACCGACGGTCAGGGGGTCGAGGCTTATGCCCGAAGCCTGCAAAATCAACTGCAAACCCTGGAGGCCCTGAAGCAGCAAATTGACGAACTCGAGGCCCGCTTGAGTGATACCCGAAACAAAGTCTCCAGTCAGCTTGAGATAGTGCGGGTTCTGCAAGCCAACCACGCACGCCAGGAAGCAGCTGTAGAAGCCCTGGTTCAAGGAGCGGGGTTCAGCGACCGGGAATCCGTCCAGCGTGCCCGCCTTACCCTTGAGGAGACAGAGTCCCTACAAGAACGACAAAAAGCCCACGAGCGTGAAGGGGTGGAAATTGCCTCACTGCTTGGCAAGCTCGAGCCCGCCCTGGCCGGTAAAGAGCCGGTCACAGAATCCCAGGTCGCCGAGCAAAAAAATCGCGTGACTGCCCTCAAAACCTCCCTGGCTCAGGTCAGAGAGCGTCTGGGCGCCAAAAAGGGAGAGGTGGGGCGGCTGCAACAGCAGCTGGCCCGAAAACGCCAGGCCCAGAAGGAAAAAGCCGAGCTGGACAAACAAATCGACCTCTGGGAACAACTAGCCCAGGATCTCAAGGGTGACCGCTTCCAGGACTTCTTGCTGGAGCGCTACCAGTCCGGCCTGCTTAGCCGGGCCTCCGAACTGATGCAGTCCCTCTCGCAAAACCGCTACAACCTGCGCCTCGAGGAGGGCGAGTACAAGGTATTCGACCGCTGGACCGAGACCTTGCGCCCCGTGCGCACCCTCTCCGGCGGCGAAAGTTTTATGGCCAGCCTCTCACTGGCCCTTTCCCTCTCGGAGCACCTTTCGCGTGGCCGCATCGGGGCGCTTTTCCTGGACGAGGGTTTTGGCACCCTGGACGCCGAGACGCTCGAGCAGGTCGCAGGAATTCTGGAAGCCCTGCCCACCCAGGGCCGCCTGGTCGGCATCGTGACCCACGTGGAGGCCCTGGCCGAACGCTTGCCCGCCCGCTTGCAGGTCGAGAAGTCGCCGGCGGGAAGTAAAGTGCGCTGGAAGGATTAG
- a CDS encoding TlpA disulfide reductase family protein translates to MKPWMWFMLPALVLGGGWLLQPRATTQEVLPALVLQQIDGQHANLADFKGKPMVLNAWATWCGPCRREMPLLVKAAEANPEVRFVFLNISDGPEAVRAFESELGLKIPNVLLDPEARLSDPLRIQGLPVTLFYNAEGVLVDRHIGEISASELEARLKAF, encoded by the coding sequence ATGAAGCCCTGGATGTGGTTTATGTTGCCGGCATTGGTGCTGGGGGGGGGTTGGCTGTTGCAGCCTCGAGCGACTACCCAGGAAGTACTACCCGCCCTGGTGCTCCAACAAATAGATGGCCAGCACGCCAATCTGGCCGATTTCAAGGGGAAACCAATGGTGCTTAATGCCTGGGCGACCTGGTGTGGGCCCTGCCGTCGGGAGATGCCCCTGCTGGTAAAGGCTGCCGAGGCCAATCCCGAAGTGCGTTTTGTGTTTTTAAACATCAGCGATGGCCCAGAGGCGGTGCGGGCCTTTGAGAGCGAACTGGGGCTCAAGATTCCCAACGTCTTGCTCGACCCCGAGGCCAGACTAAGCGACCCTCTCCGTATTCAGGGCTTGCCGGTTACGCTTTTCTACAATGCCGAGGGTGTGTTGGTAGACCGGCACATCGGCGAGATAAGTGCGTCCGAACTCGAGGCACGTCTGAAGGCGTTTTAG
- a CDS encoding exonuclease SbcCD subunit D: MRILHTADWHLGKVLKGRERTPEIRQALQGLLELVRSERIDLVLVAGDLFDRSIVSTEAEAAAFEFFVGLLERKVPALVIAGNHDSRERLEALSPLLSLTGATVFGNLRFVEEGGVAQSKGAKIALLPFLSERRLVKAHHLLSGDTSRWKGIYSDGMRQVIAHLAQGCDANINLLMGHLTVEGAKLGGGEFTFYTTNSYAVPSAHFPLNLSYVALGHLHRQQRVSEAPEAWYAGSLIQLDFGESEDGPRGALIVEVEPGQRPRIHEVKERWGKPLKTFRVNRDSLDRRWSEIEKFQGYSKVVIEGKGNPALRERLFKELPDLLEVEFHTPESEQAVPTAVAVENLDWVEAYAQYRQETTGQEVHPELLAAFRQVFEEAHAAGDH; this comes from the coding sequence ATGCGTATTCTGCACACAGCAGACTGGCACCTGGGCAAGGTGCTCAAAGGGCGCGAGCGAACCCCGGAGATTCGGCAGGCCTTGCAGGGTTTGCTCGAGCTCGTACGCTCGGAGCGGATAGACCTGGTGCTGGTAGCGGGCGACCTGTTTGACCGCAGCATCGTCTCTACAGAGGCCGAGGCGGCGGCCTTCGAGTTTTTTGTGGGGTTGCTTGAACGCAAAGTGCCGGCGTTGGTGATTGCCGGTAACCACGACAGCCGCGAACGCCTCGAGGCCCTCTCGCCCCTGCTCTCGCTCACCGGAGCCACCGTATTTGGCAACCTGCGCTTTGTCGAGGAGGGCGGAGTGGCTCAGAGCAAGGGGGCCAAAATAGCCCTGCTCCCCTTCCTCTCGGAGCGCCGTTTGGTCAAGGCCCACCATCTGTTGAGTGGTGATACCTCCCGGTGGAAGGGCATCTATTCCGATGGCATGCGCCAGGTCATCGCCCACCTCGCGCAAGGCTGCGATGCAAACATCAACCTGCTCATGGGTCATCTGACCGTGGAAGGCGCCAAGCTGGGCGGGGGTGAGTTCACTTTCTATACCACCAATAGCTACGCCGTTCCGTCAGCGCATTTTCCCCTGAATCTGAGCTATGTGGCCCTGGGCCACCTGCACCGCCAACAGCGAGTATCCGAGGCACCGGAGGCCTGGTATGCAGGCTCGCTCATCCAGCTCGACTTCGGCGAGAGTGAGGACGGCCCTCGAGGGGCGCTCATTGTGGAGGTGGAGCCAGGGCAACGCCCCAGGATACACGAGGTGAAGGAGCGCTGGGGCAAGCCCCTCAAGACCTTCCGGGTCAATCGGGACTCGCTGGATCGGCGCTGGAGCGAAATCGAGAAGTTCCAGGGCTACAGCAAGGTGGTGATTGAAGGCAAGGGCAACCCGGCGCTGCGCGAACGATTGTTCAAGGAGCTGCCGGACTTGCTCGAGGTCGAGTTTCACACCCCCGAATCGGAGCAGGCTGTCCCCACCGCGGTCGCGGTAGAAAACCTGGACTGGGTCGAGGCGTATGCCCAGTACCGCCAGGAAACCACCGGCCAGGAAGTCCACCCCGAGCTTTTAGCCGCGTTTCGGCAGGTCTTCGAAGAGGCTCACGCAGCCGGCGACCACTGA
- a CDS encoding enoyl-CoA hydratase/isomerase family protein, with translation MQGPAPRRFTVAETFELELPEFEFLKYQVEEGLGIVTISRPEALGALNQDLLIELASVTEVITQDPEVKVAIFTGEGKAFVAGADISQIAELEDVFAAREFAIMGQSVFNEIAALPVPSIAAINGFALGGGLELALACDLRVASHKAKLGLPEVGLGIIPGFGGTQRLPRLIGRGRAFDLIFTGRHVTAEEALQLGLVNRVGEDALQTAKELAAIILKNGPVALALAKEAVGRGENLDLQEALEIEADLFGLACATKDMREGTRAFLEKRPAQFKGE, from the coding sequence ATGCAGGGGCCTGCCCCAAGGAGGTTTACCGTGGCCGAAACTTTTGAGCTCGAGTTACCCGAATTTGAGTTTCTCAAATACCAGGTGGAAGAAGGTCTGGGCATCGTTACCATCAGCCGCCCCGAGGCCCTGGGCGCCCTCAACCAAGACTTACTGATCGAGCTGGCCAGTGTGACCGAGGTCATCACCCAAGACCCCGAGGTCAAGGTGGCCATTTTTACCGGCGAGGGCAAGGCTTTTGTGGCCGGGGCCGACATCAGCCAGATTGCCGAGCTGGAGGACGTGTTCGCCGCCCGCGAGTTTGCCATTATGGGGCAGTCGGTCTTCAACGAGATAGCGGCTCTGCCGGTTCCCAGCATCGCCGCTATCAACGGCTTTGCCCTAGGGGGTGGCCTCGAGCTGGCCCTGGCCTGCGACCTACGGGTAGCCAGCCACAAAGCCAAGCTGGGGCTGCCCGAGGTGGGCCTGGGCATTATTCCCGGTTTTGGTGGAACCCAGCGCCTGCCGCGCCTTATTGGCCGCGGAAGGGCCTTTGACCTGATCTTTACAGGCCGCCACGTGACCGCCGAAGAAGCGCTGCAACTGGGTTTGGTCAACCGGGTGGGGGAGGATGCCTTGCAAACGGCCAAAGAGCTGGCCGCCATAATTCTCAAAAACGGGCCGGTGGCCTTGGCGCTGGCCAAGGAAGCTGTGGGACGGGGCGAGAACCTGGATTTGCAGGAGGCCCTCGAGATCGAGGCCGATCTGTTCGGCCTGGCATGCGCCACCAAAGACATGCGTGAAGGCACCCGGGCGTTCCTGGAGAAGCGGCCCGCGCAGTTCAAGGGAGAGTGA